One Pseudomonas ekonensis DNA window includes the following coding sequences:
- a CDS encoding tetratricopeptide repeat protein: MLKAKFFIGTCLIFSIGSFCNAADSSLTSADGAMLKFSSWDQGAAVWKRATFSKMNDSYDLYDNGNKTSVGVGINSDSLSPSKKYALVQRTVFGELSNGQEVVATENNYCDMVSMDTGCVLLSRSAEACSGSWKGGNWLTDGGEVIVPNLETISPNNLIKSVEPINNASAKGLAVKDQLFMGVESYMSCYPASKNVQALNNIGFYLAQAGDDSSALRIYRGIEVVGKRTVLMLNIADSLWNLKETSEAAKYYKKYSDAMIAEGKAGKVPARVAERAK; this comes from the coding sequence ATGTTAAAGGCAAAATTTTTTATAGGTACATGTCTAATTTTTTCAATTGGATCTTTTTGTAATGCCGCAGATTCGAGTTTGACGAGTGCCGATGGTGCGATGCTCAAGTTTTCTTCTTGGGACCAAGGTGCCGCTGTATGGAAGCGCGCTACCTTCTCCAAGATGAACGACAGCTATGATTTATACGATAATGGGAACAAAACTTCAGTTGGCGTAGGTATTAACTCTGACTCTCTTTCACCCAGCAAAAAATATGCGTTGGTTCAGCGAACTGTATTTGGAGAGTTGAGCAATGGGCAAGAGGTGGTTGCCACCGAGAATAATTATTGCGATATGGTTTCAATGGATACTGGTTGCGTACTTTTGTCACGCTCCGCTGAAGCGTGTTCTGGAAGTTGGAAAGGGGGAAATTGGTTGACTGATGGGGGAGAGGTGATTGTGCCGAACTTGGAAACGATTTCTCCTAACAACCTAATAAAGTCAGTGGAGCCGATTAATAATGCGTCTGCGAAAGGCCTTGCTGTAAAAGACCAACTATTCATGGGGGTCGAATCTTATATGAGTTGCTACCCGGCCAGTAAGAACGTCCAAGCCTTGAACAATATCGGTTTCTATCTAGCACAAGCAGGTGATGATTCGTCCGCACTGAGGATTTATCGGGGAATCGAAGTAGTTGGTAAGCGGACTGTGCTGATGCTCAATATCGCGGACTCTTTGTGGAATTTGAAAGAAACTTCCGAGGCTGCGAAATATTACAAAAAATACTCTGACGCCATGATCGCGGAAGGTAAAGCCGGAAAAGTGCCTGCACGCGTTGCTGAACGGGCGAAATAG
- a CDS encoding DUF6124 family protein, whose protein sequence is MIKPTPNPPATPETSPYESLDSRKLHEAAERALDHHLKPATARPKRLGGLFILCPNADAEALMANASEDLLCISAIAANLADELDGPRRSMALGLSRMADGVRLIVEGTIDHIEFREYQVRP, encoded by the coding sequence ATGATCAAACCAACACCCAATCCCCCCGCAACGCCAGAAACCTCCCCCTACGAATCCCTTGATTCAAGGAAACTCCACGAAGCCGCCGAACGCGCCCTCGACCACCACCTGAAACCCGCCACCGCGCGTCCCAAACGCCTCGGCGGCCTGTTCATCCTCTGCCCCAACGCCGACGCCGAAGCCCTCATGGCCAACGCCTCCGAAGACCTCCTGTGCATCAGCGCCATCGCCGCCAACCTGGCCGACGAACTCGACGGCCCCCGCCGCTCGATGGCACTGGGCCTGAGCAGAATGGCGGACGGCGTGCGGTTGATCGTGGAAGGCACAATCGATCACATTGAGTTCAGGGAGTATCAGGTCAGGCCGTAA
- a CDS encoding helicase, whose amino-acid sequence MKFRFLLWMLGLLMGKASRTNPAFQQQLGDKDLVFQLQTLDGKVARHFVVKGQRITSKSGVVAEPAFAIAFKDAAYGFATMQAKNKQLAFMQGIQDKSIQLKGNPALVMWFQGLTKYLKPKKAKPKA is encoded by the coding sequence ATGAAATTTCGTTTTCTTCTGTGGATGCTGGGGCTGTTGATGGGCAAGGCCAGTCGGACCAATCCGGCGTTCCAGCAGCAGTTGGGTGACAAGGATCTGGTGTTTCAGCTGCAGACCCTGGACGGCAAGGTGGCGCGGCATTTCGTGGTGAAGGGGCAGCGCATTACCAGCAAGTCTGGCGTGGTGGCGGAGCCGGCGTTTGCGATTGCCTTTAAAGACGCGGCGTACGGGTTTGCCACGATGCAGGCGAAGAACAAGCAGCTGGCGTTCATGCAGGGGATTCAGGACAAGTCGATCCAGCTCAAGGGCAACCCGGCGCTGGTGATGTGGTTCCAGGGGCTGACCAAGTATTTGAAGCCTAAGAAGGCCAAGCCTAAGGCTTGA
- a CDS encoding aminoacyl-tRNA deacylase and HDOD domain-containing protein, protein MTEAALAPDTPHAPSVIRLLLNKLGIAYEEVIDHHGLNASRKVQAVLLDDAVGALMVLFPQSQLLDLNRLAELTGRRLTAVSTERLDKMLGKHSLSLLPGLPALTSSPCLYEESLLREPKLLIHSGEPGVLLEITSEAFKTMLTKASAANFGEALSSIRPNLDRPDDDREEITQAVQAFTARRIQQRLEATIEIPPLAETAQKIIKLRVDPNATIDDITGVVETDPALAAQVVSWAASPYYASPGKIRSVEDAIVRVLGFDLVINLALGLALGKTLSLPKDHPQHTTPYWQQSIYTAAVIEGLTRAMPRAQRPEAGLTYLAGLLHNFGYLLLAHVFPPHFSLICRHLEVNPHLCHSFVEQHLLGISREQIGSWLMRYWDMPDELATALRFQHDPNYDGAYAEYPNLVCLAVRLLRARGIGSGPDEDIPDALLERVGLTRDKANDVVSKVLEAEVLLRELASQFSQA, encoded by the coding sequence ATGACCGAAGCTGCTCTCGCCCCCGACACCCCGCACGCTCCGTCTGTCATTCGGCTGCTGCTCAACAAACTCGGCATCGCCTACGAAGAAGTGATCGACCATCACGGCCTCAACGCCTCGCGCAAAGTGCAGGCCGTGCTGCTGGACGACGCCGTCGGCGCGCTGATGGTGCTGTTCCCACAGAGCCAGTTGCTGGATCTCAACCGCCTCGCCGAACTGACCGGCCGTCGCCTGACCGCCGTGTCCACCGAGCGCCTGGACAAGATGCTCGGCAAGCACAGCCTGAGCCTGCTGCCGGGCCTGCCGGCGCTGACCAGCTCGCCGTGCCTCTACGAAGAAAGCCTGCTGCGCGAGCCCAAGCTGCTGATCCACTCCGGCGAGCCGGGCGTGCTGCTGGAAATCACCAGCGAAGCCTTCAAGACCATGCTGACCAAGGCCAGCGCCGCCAACTTCGGCGAAGCCCTGAGCAGCATCCGGCCCAACCTCGACCGCCCGGACGACGACCGCGAGGAAATCACCCAGGCCGTGCAGGCGTTCACCGCACGGCGCATCCAGCAGCGCCTGGAAGCGACCATCGAGATCCCGCCGCTGGCCGAGACCGCGCAAAAGATCATCAAGCTGCGGGTCGACCCCAACGCCACCATCGACGACATCACCGGCGTGGTCGAGACCGACCCGGCGCTGGCTGCGCAAGTGGTGAGCTGGGCGGCGTCGCCGTACTACGCCTCGCCGGGCAAGATCCGCTCGGTGGAGGACGCCATCGTCCGCGTGCTGGGCTTCGACCTGGTGATCAACCTGGCCCTGGGCCTGGCCCTCGGCAAGACCCTGAGCCTGCCCAAGGACCACCCGCAACACACCACGCCGTACTGGCAGCAGTCGATCTACACCGCCGCCGTCATCGAAGGCCTGACCCGCGCCATGCCGCGCGCCCAGCGCCCGGAAGCCGGCCTGACCTACCTCGCCGGCCTGCTGCACAACTTCGGCTACCTGCTGCTGGCCCACGTGTTCCCGCCGCACTTCTCGCTGATCTGCCGGCACCTGGAGGTCAACCCGCACCTGTGCCACAGCTTCGTGGAACAGCACCTGCTGGGCATCAGCCGCGAACAGATCGGCTCCTGGCTGATGCGCTACTGGGACATGCCCGATGAACTGGCCACCGCCCTGCGCTTCCAGCACGACCCGAACTACGACGGCGCCTACGCCGAGTACCCGAACCTCGTGTGCCTGGCCGTGCGCCTGCTGCGCGCCCGCGGCATCGGCTCCGGCCCCGACGAAGACATCCCGGACGCGCTGCTGGAACGCGTCGGCCTGACCCGCGACAAAGCCAACGACGTCGTCAGCAAAGTCCTCGAAGCCGAAGTCCTGCTGCGCGAACTGGCCTCGCAGTTCAGCCAGGCCTAA
- the recG gene encoding ATP-dependent DNA helicase RecG, with the protein MGELSQVSVTALKGVGEAMAEKLAKVGLENLQDVLFHLPLRYQDRTRVVPIGALRPGQDAVVEGTVSGADVVMGRRRSLVVRLQDGTGGLSLRFYHFSNAQKEGLKRGTRIRCYGEVRPGASGLEIYHPEYRAITGDEPPPVDETLTPVYPLTEGLTQQRLRQLCLQTLTLLKPSSLPDWLPTELARDYQLAPLADAIRYLHNPPADADVEELALGHHWAQHRLAFEELLTHQLSQQRLRESLRSLRAPAMPKATRLPAQYLANLGFSPTGAQQRVGNEIAYDLSQQEPMLRLIQGDVGAGKTVVAALAALQALEAGYQVALMAPTEILAEQHYLTFKRWLEPLGIDVAWLAGKLKGKNRAAALEQIAGGTPMVVGTHALFQDEVQFRNLALVIIDEQHRFGVQQRLALRQKGVGGRMCPHQLIMTATPIPRTLAMSAYADLDTSILDELPPGRTPVNTVLVTDTRRVEVIERVRSACAEGRQAYWVCTLIEESEELTCQAAETTFEDLTAALGELKVGLIHGRMKPAEKAAVMAEFKAGHLQLLVATTVIEVGVDVPNASLMIIENPERLGLAQLHQLRGRVGRGSAVSHCVLLYHPPLSQIGRQRLGIMRETNDGFVIAEKDLELRGPGEMLGTRQTGLLQFKVADLMRDADLLPAVRDAAQALLERWPAHVSPLLDRWLRHGQQYGQV; encoded by the coding sequence ATGGGCGAGCTGTCGCAAGTGTCGGTGACGGCACTCAAGGGTGTCGGCGAAGCCATGGCCGAGAAACTGGCCAAGGTCGGCCTGGAGAACCTCCAGGACGTGCTGTTCCACCTGCCGCTGCGCTACCAGGACCGCACCCGCGTGGTGCCCATCGGGGCGTTGCGCCCGGGGCAGGACGCGGTGGTCGAGGGCACCGTCAGCGGCGCCGACGTGGTCATGGGCCGGCGCCGCAGCCTGGTGGTGCGCCTGCAGGACGGCACCGGCGGCCTGAGCCTGCGCTTCTACCACTTCAGCAACGCGCAGAAGGAAGGCCTCAAGCGCGGCACGCGGATCCGCTGCTACGGCGAAGTCCGGCCCGGCGCGTCGGGGCTGGAGATCTACCACCCGGAATACCGCGCCATCACCGGCGACGAGCCGCCGCCGGTGGATGAGACCCTGACCCCGGTCTACCCGCTCACCGAAGGCCTGACCCAACAGCGCCTGCGCCAGCTCTGCCTGCAGACCCTGACCCTGCTCAAGCCGTCCAGCCTGCCCGACTGGCTGCCGACGGAACTGGCCCGCGACTACCAACTGGCGCCGCTGGCCGACGCGATCCGCTACCTGCACAACCCGCCCGCCGACGCCGACGTCGAAGAACTCGCCCTCGGCCATCACTGGGCCCAGCACCGGCTGGCGTTCGAAGAGCTGTTGACCCACCAGCTGTCCCAGCAGCGCCTGCGCGAGAGCCTGCGCTCTCTGCGCGCCCCGGCCATGCCCAAGGCCACCCGGCTGCCGGCGCAGTACCTGGCCAACCTCGGCTTCAGCCCCACCGGCGCCCAGCAGCGGGTCGGCAACGAAATCGCCTACGACCTCAGCCAACAGGAACCGATGCTGCGCCTGATCCAGGGCGACGTCGGCGCGGGCAAGACCGTGGTCGCTGCCCTCGCGGCCCTGCAAGCGCTGGAGGCCGGCTACCAGGTCGCCCTGATGGCGCCCACCGAGATCCTCGCCGAACAGCACTACCTCACCTTCAAGCGCTGGCTCGAACCGCTGGGCATCGACGTGGCGTGGCTGGCCGGCAAGCTCAAGGGCAAGAACCGCGCCGCCGCGCTGGAGCAGATCGCCGGCGGCACGCCGATGGTGGTGGGCACCCACGCGCTGTTCCAGGACGAAGTGCAGTTCCGGAACCTCGCCCTGGTGATCATCGACGAACAGCACCGCTTCGGCGTCCAGCAGCGCCTGGCGCTGCGCCAGAAGGGCGTCGGCGGGCGGATGTGCCCGCACCAGCTGATCATGACCGCCACGCCGATCCCGCGCACCCTGGCCATGAGCGCCTACGCCGACCTCGACACCTCGATCCTCGACGAACTGCCGCCGGGCCGCACGCCGGTCAACACCGTGCTGGTCACCGACACCCGCCGCGTCGAAGTCATCGAGCGGGTGCGCAGCGCCTGCGCCGAGGGCCGCCAGGCCTATTGGGTGTGCACACTGATCGAAGAGTCCGAAGAGCTGACCTGCCAGGCCGCCGAAACCACCTTCGAAGACCTCACCGCCGCCCTCGGCGAGCTGAAGGTCGGGCTGATCCACGGGCGCATGAAGCCCGCCGAAAAAGCCGCCGTGATGGCCGAATTCAAGGCCGGCCACCTGCAATTGCTGGTGGCCACCACCGTGATCGAAGTCGGCGTGGACGTGCCCAACGCCAGCCTGATGATCATCGAAAACCCCGAGCGCCTGGGCCTGGCCCAGCTGCACCAGCTGCGCGGCCGTGTGGGCCGGGGCAGCGCGGTCAGCCATTGCGTGCTGCTCTACCACCCGCCGCTGTCACAGATCGGTCGTCAGCGCCTGGGCATCATGCGCGAGACCAACGACGGCTTCGTCATCGCCGAAAAGGACCTCGAACTGCGCGGCCCCGGCGAAATGCTCGGCACCCGCCAGACCGGCCTGCTGCAATTCAAGGTCGCGGACCTGATGCGCGACGCCGACCTGCTGCCCGCCGTGCGCGACGCCGCGCAGGCGCTGCTGGAGCGCTGGCCTGCCCACGTCAGCCCGCTGCTCGACCGCTGGCTGCGGCACGGGCAGCAATACGGCCAAGTGTGA
- a CDS encoding hydrogen peroxide-inducible genes activator: protein MTLTELRYIVTLAQEQHFGHAAERCHVSQPTLSVGVKKLEDELGVLIFERSKSAVRLTPVGEGIVAQAQKVLEQAQGIRELAQAGKNQLTAPLKVGAIYTVGPYLFPHLIPQLHRVAPQMPLYIEENFTHVLRDKLRNGELDAIIIALPFNEADVLTLPLYDEPFYVLMPAQHPWTQKESIDAALLNDKSLLLLGEGHCFRDQVLEACPTLTKGNDGAKHTTVESSSLETIRHMVASGLGVSILPLSAVDSHHYAPGVIEVRPLSAPVPFRTVAIAWRASFPRPKAIEILADSIRLCSVAKPAAAVTAG from the coding sequence ATGACTCTCACAGAATTACGCTACATCGTCACCCTCGCCCAAGAGCAGCATTTCGGCCACGCGGCCGAGCGTTGCCACGTCAGCCAGCCGACCCTTTCGGTGGGCGTGAAAAAACTTGAAGACGAACTCGGTGTGCTGATTTTCGAGCGCAGCAAAAGCGCCGTGCGCCTGACCCCGGTCGGCGAAGGCATCGTCGCCCAGGCGCAGAAGGTGCTGGAGCAGGCCCAAGGCATCCGCGAACTGGCCCAAGCCGGCAAGAACCAGCTCACCGCCCCGCTGAAGGTCGGCGCGATCTACACCGTCGGGCCGTACCTGTTCCCGCACCTGATTCCGCAGCTGCACCGGGTCGCCCCGCAGATGCCGCTGTACATCGAAGAGAACTTCACCCACGTGCTGCGCGACAAGCTGCGCAACGGCGAGCTGGACGCGATCATCATCGCCCTGCCGTTCAACGAAGCCGACGTGCTGACCCTGCCGCTCTACGACGAGCCGTTCTACGTGCTGATGCCGGCCCAGCACCCGTGGACGCAAAAGGAATCCATCGACGCCGCCCTGCTCAACGACAAGAGCCTGCTGCTGCTCGGCGAAGGCCACTGCTTCCGCGACCAGGTGCTGGAAGCCTGCCCGACCCTGACCAAGGGCAACGACGGCGCCAAGCACACCACGGTCGAATCCAGCTCGCTGGAAACCATCCGCCACATGGTCGCCTCGGGCCTTGGCGTGTCGATCCTGCCGCTGTCGGCGGTCGACAGCCATCACTACGCCCCCGGCGTGATCGAAGTGCGGCCGCTGTCCGCGCCGGTGCCGTTCCGCACCGTGGCCATCGCCTGGCGCGCCAGCTTCCCGCGCCCGAAAGCCATCGAGATCCTCGCCGACTCCATCCGCCTGTGCTCCGTGGCCAAGCCCGCCGCCGCGGTCACGGCCGGTTAA
- a CDS encoding energy transducer TonB family protein, with the protein MIEPRHKLTRYGGSLAVVLGVHALAIALAVNWTARPPIELPPQAMMVELAPVPAPPPPAPPKVVTPPQPPAPVEELPIPKLAEAPKAEIAVPKPKPKPKPKPQPPKPVEKPEPPKEKPSEEKPADTQPTQAPTEKSAQPAPGPSPAQLAAKASWQGTLLAHLQKYKKYPASAQARGKEGLNRLRFVVDGEGNVLSFELVGRSGNADLDRATLDMIRRAQPLPKPPADMLNNGSIEIVAPFVYSLERRR; encoded by the coding sequence ATGATCGAGCCGCGCCATAAGCTGACGCGTTACGGCGGTAGCCTGGCCGTGGTGCTGGGCGTCCACGCGCTGGCCATCGCGCTGGCGGTGAACTGGACCGCCCGGCCGCCCATCGAGCTGCCGCCGCAGGCCATGATGGTCGAACTGGCCCCGGTGCCCGCACCGCCGCCGCCCGCACCGCCGAAAGTGGTCACGCCGCCGCAGCCGCCGGCCCCGGTCGAGGAACTGCCGATCCCGAAACTGGCCGAAGCGCCGAAGGCCGAGATCGCCGTGCCCAAGCCTAAACCCAAGCCGAAGCCCAAGCCTCAGCCGCCCAAACCGGTCGAGAAGCCGGAGCCGCCGAAGGAAAAGCCTTCCGAGGAAAAACCGGCCGACACGCAACCGACCCAGGCGCCCACGGAGAAATCCGCGCAGCCGGCACCGGGCCCGTCGCCGGCGCAGCTGGCGGCCAAGGCCAGTTGGCAAGGCACCCTGCTCGCGCACCTGCAGAAGTACAAGAAGTACCCGGCCAGCGCGCAGGCACGGGGCAAGGAGGGCCTGAACCGCCTGCGGTTCGTGGTCGACGGCGAAGGCAACGTGCTGTCGTTCGAACTGGTGGGCCGCTCCGGCAACGCCGATCTGGACCGGGCCACCCTGGACATGATCCGCCGCGCCCAGCCGCTGCCCAAGCCGCCGGCCGACATGCTGAACAACGGCTCGATCGAAATCGTCGCGCCGTTCGTGTACTCGCTGGAGCGTCGCCGCTGA
- the exbD gene encoding TonB system transport protein ExbD has product MGLHLKEGADDDLAENHEINVTPFIDVMLVLLIIFMVAAPLATVDIKVDLPASTAKPAPRPEKPVFLSVKADQRLYLGDDEVKPETLGAALDAKTQGKKDTTIFFQADKGVDYGDLMSVMDKLRSAGYLKVGLVGLETAAKK; this is encoded by the coding sequence ATGGGCCTGCATTTGAAAGAAGGCGCAGACGACGATCTGGCCGAGAACCACGAAATCAACGTCACGCCGTTCATCGACGTGATGCTGGTGCTGTTGATCATCTTCATGGTGGCCGCGCCGCTGGCCACCGTGGACATCAAGGTCGACCTGCCCGCCTCCACCGCCAAGCCCGCGCCGCGCCCGGAAAAACCGGTGTTCCTCAGCGTCAAGGCCGACCAGCGCCTGTACCTGGGCGACGACGAAGTGAAGCCTGAAACCCTCGGCGCCGCCCTCGACGCCAAGACCCAGGGCAAGAAAGACACGACGATCTTCTTCCAGGCCGACAAAGGCGTGGACTACGGCGACCTGATGAGCGTGATGGACAAGCTGCGCAGCGCCGGTTACCTCAAAGTCGGCCTGGTGGGCCTCGAGACGGCAGCCAAGAAATGA
- the exbB gene encoding tonB-system energizer ExbB, with protein MTRIQTSASPTNRPRAWRAAAALLLSLMLAPVAAFADTTAAPAATEQAAPAAPAAAPAADAIQAVDAGAADQPEVLEADNTLGMAHDLSPWGMYQNADVIVKSVMIGLAIASILTWTIWIAKGFELLGAKRRLRGEIASLKKAASLKEASVTAAKEGTLANLLVHDALEEMRLSANAREKEGIKERVSFRLERLVAACGRNMSSGTGVLATIGSTAPFVGLFGTVWGIMNSFIGIAKTQTTNLAVVAPGIAEALLATALGLVAAIPAVVIYNVFARSIAGYKAQVSDASAQVLLLVSRDLDHQPERSSQPHMVKVG; from the coding sequence ATGACACGCATTCAAACCTCCGCTTCGCCAACCAACCGACCTCGCGCCTGGCGCGCGGCGGCAGCCCTGCTGCTCAGCCTGATGCTGGCACCGGTCGCCGCGTTCGCCGACACCACGGCCGCCCCTGCCGCCACCGAGCAGGCTGCGCCAGCCGCCCCTGCCGCAGCGCCCGCCGCCGACGCGATCCAGGCCGTTGATGCCGGCGCCGCCGACCAGCCGGAAGTCCTCGAAGCCGACAACACCCTGGGCATGGCCCACGACCTGTCGCCTTGGGGCATGTACCAGAACGCCGACGTGATCGTGAAGTCCGTGATGATCGGCCTGGCCATCGCCTCGATCCTCACCTGGACCATCTGGATCGCCAAGGGCTTCGAGCTGCTGGGCGCCAAGCGCCGTCTGCGCGGCGAGATCGCCAGCCTGAAGAAAGCCGCCTCCCTCAAGGAAGCCAGCGTCACCGCCGCCAAAGAAGGCACCCTGGCCAACCTGCTGGTGCACGACGCCCTGGAAGAAATGCGCCTGTCGGCCAACGCCCGCGAGAAGGAAGGCATCAAGGAACGCGTCAGCTTCCGCCTCGAGCGCCTGGTGGCCGCCTGCGGCCGCAACATGAGCAGCGGCACCGGCGTGCTGGCCACCATCGGTTCCACCGCGCCGTTCGTCGGCCTGTTCGGCACCGTGTGGGGCATCATGAACAGCTTCATCGGCATCGCCAAGACCCAGACCACCAACCTCGCCGTCGTGGCGCCGGGCATCGCCGAAGCGCTGCTGGCCACCGCGCTGGGCCTGGTGGCGGCGATCCCGGCGGTCGTCATCTACAACGTGTTCGCCCGCTCCATCGCCGGCTACAAGGCCCAGGTGTCCGACGCGTCGGCCCAGGTGCTGCTGCTGGTCAGCCGCGACCTCGACCACCAGCCTGAGCGCAGCTCGCAACCGCACATGGTGAAAGTGGGGTAA
- a CDS encoding SDR family oxidoreductase — translation MSAPSVLIAGCGDVGSRLATQLLAAGFQVYGLRRNISRLPDGVVGVAGDLFNEDCPETWPVGAVDYLVYCAAATEHDEAGYRAAYVQGLQHVLEWLNDYGQVPDRLLFVSSSSVYGQQDGEWVDETSETVAAGYSGRLMLEAEQIALNSGIPASIVRLTGIYGPGREWLLTQVRRGYRVAVDPPLYGNRIHADDAAGLMAFLLEADRKGVALDDIYIGVDDAPAPLAEVVAWLREYLGVTEWAEDASVRRTGSKQCSNARAKALGWVPRYTSYREGYAAILAGKC, via the coding sequence ATGTCCGCGCCCTCTGTTTTGATCGCCGGTTGCGGTGATGTCGGCAGCCGTCTGGCCACGCAATTGCTGGCTGCCGGCTTTCAGGTGTATGGCCTGCGCCGGAATATTTCACGCTTGCCGGACGGTGTCGTCGGCGTAGCCGGTGACCTGTTCAATGAAGATTGCCCCGAGACCTGGCCGGTCGGTGCCGTGGATTACCTGGTGTATTGCGCCGCCGCGACCGAGCACGATGAAGCCGGTTATCGCGCGGCTTATGTGCAGGGCCTGCAGCATGTGCTGGAGTGGTTGAACGACTACGGCCAGGTGCCGGATCGGCTGCTGTTCGTTTCCAGCAGCAGTGTTTACGGGCAGCAGGACGGGGAATGGGTGGATGAAACTTCCGAAACCGTTGCTGCCGGTTATTCCGGTCGATTGATGCTGGAGGCCGAGCAAATCGCGCTGAACAGCGGCATCCCGGCGAGCATCGTGCGTCTGACAGGTATTTACGGCCCGGGCCGTGAATGGCTGCTGACCCAAGTGCGTCGGGGTTATCGCGTGGCAGTCGATCCGCCGCTGTATGGCAATCGCATCCATGCCGATGACGCGGCGGGTTTGATGGCGTTCCTGCTGGAGGCGGATCGCAAGGGTGTGGCGCTGGATGACATTTACATCGGCGTGGACGATGCGCCGGCACCTCTGGCCGAGGTGGTGGCGTGGTTGCGCGAGTATCTGGGCGTCACTGAGTGGGCGGAGGATGCCAGCGTGCGTCGTACCGGCAGCAAACAGTGCAGCAATGCCCGGGCGAAAGCATTGGGCTGGGTGCCGAGGTATACGAGTTATCGCGAGGGGTATGCCGCGATTCTTGCGGGCAAGTGCTGA
- a CDS encoding RidA family protein, producing the protein MTKTVISSDKAPAAIGTYSQAIKAGNTVYMSGQIPLDPKTMELVEGFEAQTVQVFENLKAVAEAAGGSFKDIVKLNIFLTDLSHFAKVNEIMGKYFEQPYPARAAIGVAALPKGSQVEMDAILVIE; encoded by the coding sequence ATGACCAAGACCGTTATCAGCAGCGACAAGGCCCCGGCCGCCATCGGCACCTACTCCCAGGCGATCAAGGCCGGCAACACCGTGTACATGTCGGGCCAGATCCCGCTGGACCCGAAAACCATGGAACTGGTCGAAGGCTTCGAAGCCCAGACCGTCCAGGTGTTCGAGAACCTGAAGGCCGTGGCCGAAGCGGCCGGCGGTTCGTTCAAGGACATCGTCAAGCTGAACATCTTCCTCACCGACCTGAGCCACTTCGCCAAGGTCAACGAGATCATGGGCAAGTACTTCGAACAACCGTACCCGGCCCGCGCCGCCATCGGCGTCGCCGCCCTGCCGAAGGGTTCGCAGGTCGAAATGGATGCCATCCTGGTCATCGAGTAA